A single genomic interval of Hippoglossus stenolepis isolate QCI-W04-F060 chromosome 24, HSTE1.2, whole genome shotgun sequence harbors:
- the LOC118103176 gene encoding muscarinic acetylcholine receptor M4 produces MFFIALVTGSLSFVTVTGNILVMLSIKVNRHLQTVNNYFLFSLACADLIIGAFSMNLYTVYIIVGYWPLGPVVCDLWLALDYVVSNASVMNLLIISFDRYFCVTKPLTYPARRTTKMAGLMIAAAWILSFILWAPAILFWQFIVGQRTVPPGECYIQFLSNPAVTFGTAIAAFYLPVIIMTVLYIHISLASRSRVSKHKPEKKEKKGIKAPSLMKSHLLKQNNNNETSPQASPRSTPKLSLDSTTTAVEAVKNGRVEEPQAAQPHPAAQPSPGLTQEEKESSNDSSTAFIPPTEPKDAANNKVISEAATNPSPVATTTTNPSMAKMSISSRWSKIKIVTKQAGDECITAIEIVPPVEGAERHSIPISRPRTVARKFASIARSQVKRKRQMAAREKKVTKTIFAILLAFIITWTPYNVMVLISTFCQSCVPDTVWAIGYWLCYVNSTINPACYALCNATFKKTFKNLLLCQYKNIGTR; encoded by the exons ATGTTTTTCATCGCCCTGGTGACGGGATCTCTGAGCTTCGTGACCGTCACCGGAAATATTTTAGTCATGCTGTCCATCAAAGTGAACCGCCACCTGCAAACTGTCAATAACTATTTCTTGTTTTCGTTAGCCTGTGCCGACCTGATCATCGGCGCGTTCAGCATGAACTTGTACACAGTCTACATCATCGTCGGCTACTGGCCACTTGGGCCGGTGGTCTGCGACCTGTGGCTGGCTTTAGACTACGTCGTGTCAAACGCCTCGGTGATGAATTTGTTGATCATCAGCTTTGATCGCTACTTCTGCGTGACCAAACCCCTCACGTACCCGGCGAGAAGGACCACTAAGATGGCGGGGTTGATGATTGCAGCGGCGTGGATTCTGTCGTTCATCTTGTGGGCTCCCGCCATCTTGTTCTGGCAGTTTATCGTGGGACAACGGACAGTGCCCCCTGGAGAGTGTTACATTCAG TTCCTCTCTAACCCTGCAGTGACGTTTGGGACCGCGATAGCCGCGTTCTACCTTCCTGTCATTATTATGACTGTCCTGTACATCCACATCTCCCTGGCCTCCAGGAGCAGGGTCTCCAAACACAaaccagagaagaaagagaagaagggaaTAAA agctCCCAGTTTGATGAAGAGTCACCTGTTgaagcagaacaacaacaacgagACCAGTCCTCAGGCCAGTCCCCGCTCCACTCCCAAACTCAGCCTGGACTCCACCACCACCGCGGTGGAGGCCGTGAAGAACGGCCGAGTGGAGGAGCCGCAAGCTGCTCAGCCGCACCCTGCAGCACAGCCCAGTCCAGGCCTCACACAG gaggaaaaagagagctCCAATGATTCGTCCACAGCTTTCATCCCCCCGACAGAACCGAAAGACGCCGCCAACAACAAAGTGATCTCTGAG GCTGCAACAAATCCAAGCCCGGTTGCCACGACAACAACCAATCCTTCAATGGCCAAAATGAGTATCAGCTCGCGGTGGTCGAAGATTAAGATCGTGACCAAGCAGGCCGGGGACGAGTGCATCACGGCCATCGAGATCGTCCCGCCTGTAGAGGGAGCCGAGAGGCACTCGATCCCGATCAGCCGCCCTCGCACCGTGGCGAGAAAGTTTGCCAGCATCGCCAGGAGCCAAgtgaagaggaaaagacagatggCCGCCAGAGAGAAGAAA GTGACCAAGACTATCTTTGCCATCCTGCTGGCTTTCATCATCACATGGACGCCATACAACGTCATGGTGCTGATCTCCACCTTCTGCCAGTCCTGCGTCCCCGACACCGTGTGGGCGATCGGCTACTGGCTCTGTTACGTCAACTCCACGATCAACCCGGCTTGTTACGCACTGTGCAACGCCACATTCAAGAAGACTTTCAAGAACCTGCTGCTGTGCCAGTATAAAAACATAGGTACAAgatga